In Scomber japonicus isolate fScoJap1 chromosome 21, fScoJap1.pri, whole genome shotgun sequence, one DNA window encodes the following:
- the amer2 gene encoding APC membrane recruitment protein 2: MEVQSECVEPPMAPQCDPQPTGKINKAAFKLFGKRRTGSGMASFFSFRNKGATNSGNNGNSDNGNSVNGNGSAASVELVRSRTHDGLTGSNGETDGQRGEGPAGLEAVPVRSLSKSLSFFSLLRRGSFRSSENGGTGFVRRGRGLKGFFSSMRWRRKEKTNEVEGEELERRKEKDGDVADSEKVKDITLTLEPPPHHHQEDCGNAEAEPDLQTETPTTSVTMTPSHCVAMPGPSGEPDSPFPYTPIDSPLRPPIPKAKASFSSLTPSLATPPLDRCSTGDPPSEPSVDRLCSLLFTDVTSLKSFDSLTGCGDIIADADEEGPGGNGGSGTSSSSSGGGGGGGVGGSVGVSVGRAVGITSATSRCSPSKPLPSQLTQPMFSVSSSSVPASLPARARAPPPPQQHPAGSGVVAYMGGGEEMASPEGVDDADMQGLWHMLPSTGDNSPALPRSHQPPSTTPTSTYPPRAISNPASSHLPSGSRSADRKPPQVKALGLSKIPVVGGAGGRVAKPPLPHTHGRHPTSPGEKEPLSDEGYWDTPSATPTATPDESGLQRNERMALSRDSCSGDNLYDLYNDPEEEEENEDLDRDEDLNSTPSPSTEYKLSPTSQTTPPSSSSSSSFRSMKGSTSLPRESKIPVCARQTTPPHSVSQSALSSVLEAESPPPKTQAPPPVRTRIPVSKVPVRRSGNKPGSTTRGTASKK; the protein is encoded by the coding sequence ATGGAGGTGCAGTCGGAGTGTGTGGAGCCTCCTATGGCCCCTCAGTGTGACCCCCAGCCCACAGGGAAGATCAACAAAGCTGCCTTCAAACTCTTCGGAAAGAGGCGCACCGGCTCTGGGATGGCCAGCTTCTTCTCCTTCAGGAACAAAGGGGCCACAAACAGCGGGAACAACGGGAATTCTGACAATGGGAATTCTGTGAATGGGAATGGCTCGGCAGCATCAGTGGAGCTTGTTAGAAGCAGAACCCACGATGGACTAACAGGCTCTAACGGTGAAACTGATggacagagaggggaggggcCTGCTGGCTTGGAGGCGGTACCAGTGAGGTCTCTTAGCAAATCGCTGAGTTTCTTCTCTTTGCTCCGACGTGGGAGTTTTAGGTCGAGTGAAAACGGAGGGACGGGATTTGTCAGAAGAGGGAGGGGTCTAAAGGGCTTCTTCAGCAGCATGCGATGGAGACGTaaggaaaaaacaaatgaagtaGAGGGGGAAGAAttagaaaggaggaaggagaaggatgGGGATGTTGCCGACTCTGAAAAAGTAAAGGATATTACTCTCACCCTCGAACCTCCTCCGCATCATCACCAAGAGGATTGTGGGAATGCAGAGGCAGAACCTGACCTCCAAACAGAGACTCCCACTACTAGTGTTACCATGACACCCTCACACTGTGTTGCCATGCCAGGGCCATCTGGTGAGCCTGACTCCCCCTTTCCTTACACACCTATTGATTCGCCACTGCGCCCTCCCATTCCAAAAGCCAAAGCTTCATTTTCAAGCCTCACCCCCTCCCTCGCTACGCCCCCTTTGGATCGCTGCAGCACAGGTGACCCTCCCTCAGAACCTTCAGTGGATCgcctctgctctctcctcttcactGATGTCACATCCCTAAAGAGCTTTGATTCACTAACAGGCTGCGGTGACATAATTGCTGATGCAGATGAGGAGGGACCAGGGGGTAACGGGGGCAGCggtaccagcagcagcagcagtgggggaggaggaggaggaggagtaggaggaagtgTAGGAGTGAGTGTTGGGAGAGCTGTTGGCATCACCAGTGCCACATCTCGTTGCTCCCCGTCAAAACCTCTACCTTCCCAGCTGACCCAGCCCATGTTCTCTGTTTCCTCAAGCTCAGTGcctgcctcccttcctgccCGGGCCAGGGCGCCACCTCCACCACAGCAACACCCGGCCGGTAGCGGGGTGGTGGCCTATATGGGTGGTGGGGAGGAAATGGCAAGTCCAGAAGGAGTGGACGACGCAGACATGCAAGGGCTCTGGCATATGCTGCCATCGACTGGTGACAATTCCCCTGCTTTGCCCAGATCACACCaacccccctccaccacccccaCCTCGACTTATCCCCCTCGTGCCATCTCCAACCCTGCCAGCAGCCACTTGCCATCAGGCTCTAGGAGTGCAGACCGTAAGCCACCTCAAGTGAAAGCACTGGGGCTCAGTAAGATTCCAGTGGTTGGCGGAGCAGGAGGCCGGGTAGCTAAACCGcctcttcctcacacacacgGCCGTCATCCCACATCGCCTGGCGAAAAAGAGCCACTCAGTGATGAGGGCTACTGGGACACACCCTCAGCGACACCCACCGCGACACCTGATGAAAGCGGGTTGCAGCGTAACGAGAGGATGGCTCTATCACGTGACAGTTGCTCTGGAGACAACCTTTATGACCTATACAACGAccctgaagaggaggaagagaatgaAGACCTGGATCGAGATGAGGATCTAAACAGTACTCCCTCTCCATCTACTGAATACAAACTGAGCCCCACCTCCCAAAcaactcctccttcctcctcctcctcttcttcctttcgaTCAATGAAAGGTAGTACCAGCCTTCCCCGGGAATCCAAGATCCCGGTCTGCGCCAGACAAACCACACCCCCACACTCTGTAAGCCAGTCAGCTCTATCGTCTGTCCTAGAGGCTGAATCTCCTCCACCAAAGACCCAAGCACCACCCCCGGTTCGCACCAGAATCCCTGTATCCAAGGTGCCCGTCCGTCGCTCTGGAAACAAACCTGGCAGTACCACCAGAGGAACCGCCTCCAAGAAGTAG
- the mtmr6 gene encoding myotubularin-related protein 6, with protein MEHIRTPKVEQVRLLDRFSNKSTNGTLYLTATHLIFVESNTNNSASAAQEIWILHHHIASVEKLSLTTTGCPLVIQCRNFRLVHFVVQRERDCHDIYSSLLRLLRPVSYEELYAFSYNPKQNDQQREEGWQLIDLGAEFERMGVPCDQWQLTDVNRDFKVCETYPRDLYVPITASKPIIVGSSKFRSKGRFPVLTYFYQEKKAAVCRCSQPLSGFSARCLEDESLLQAISKANHNSRFVYVMDTRPKLNALANRAAGKGYENEDNYSNIRFQFVGIENIHVMRASLQKLLEVIGTRSLSMSDYLVGLESCGWLRHIKAVVDAAIFLAKAVTVEGASVLVHCSDGWDRTAQVCSLGSLLMDPYYRTIKGFMVLIEKDWISFGHKFADRCDQLDGDPKEVSPIFTQFLECVWQLTEQFPQAFEFSEWFLLQIHEHVHSCQYGNFLGNNQRQREELQLRERTHSLWAYLMSEKQNYMNPFYSPAYSEAHPVLAPSTLPYHFKFWRNMYHQFDRSMHPRQSILKTILTLRENSRNTESTLQALENRLRQLGVTPIATSDPPAPPPTRDQHSNTNTLPPRPDSLILGAPINHKEVQRQEDDNDEQEEVGEEATESIDTERTVEGSSGTESRKQSYGELEGTYNSELAKEEPAVVSLEFGVARMTC; from the exons ATGGAGCATATCCGCACCCCAAAG GTGGAGCAGGTGCGGCTGTTGGATCGCTTCAGCAACAAATCCACAAATGGCACACTTTATCTCACAGCTACACATCTCATCTTTGTGGAGAGCAACACGAACAATTCAGCGTCTGCAGCACAGGAGATCTGG ATTTTGCACCACCATATAGCCTCTGTTGAGAAGCTCTCCCTGACCACCACAGGCTGTCCACTGGTCATTCAGTGTCGGAACTTCAGATTGGTTCATTTTGTGGTACAGAGGGAAAGAGACTGCCATGACATCTACAGCTCACTGTTGCGTCTTCTGCGGCCTG TATCCTATGAGGAGCTCTACGCATTCTCCTACAACCCCAAACAGAACGACCAGCAGCGAGAGGAAGGATGGCAGCTCATCGACCTGGGGGCAGAGTTTGAAAGAATGGGCGTCCCCTGCGACCAGTGGCAGCTCACCGACGTCAACAGAGACTTTAAG gTGTGTGAGACATATCCACGTGACCTGTATGTTCCCATCACTGCCAGTAAGCCTATCATTGTGGGGAGTTCCAAGTTCAGAAGCAAAGGACGTTTTCCTGTGCTTACATACTTCTACCAAGAAAAGAAg GCAGCAGTGTGCCGGTGCAGCCAGCCTCTCTCTGGGTTCAGTGCACGATGCTTGGAGGATGAGAGCTTGCTGCAGGCCATCAGCAAAGCCAATCACAACAGCCGATTTGTCTACGTCATGGATACCAGGCCAAAG TTGAATGCGCTGGCTAACCGAGCAGCAGGTAAAGGTTACGAAAACGAGGACAACTATTCAAACATCCGCTTCCAGTTCGTCGGCATCGAAAACATCCACGTAATGAGGGCCAGCCTGCAGAAATTActggaag TGATAGGAACCCGGTCTCTCTCCATGAGTGACTATCTGGTAGGTCTGGAGAGCTGTGGCTGGCTGCGGCATATCAAGGCTGTTGTGGATGCAGCTATCTTTCTTGCAAAG GCGGTTACCGTGGAGGGAGCCAGCGTGTTGGTTCATTGTTCAGATGGTTGGGACAGAACAGCCCAGGTCTGCTCTCTGGGGTCACTGCTCATGGACCCTTACTACCGCACCATCAAGGGCTTCATGGTACTGATAGAAAAAGACTGGATCTCCTTTGGCCATAAGTTTGCAGACAG GTGTGACCAATTGGACGGAGATCCAAAGGAAGTGTCTCCAATCTTCACTCAGTTCCTGGAGTGTGTGTGGCAGCTGACCGAGCAGTttccacag gcATTTGAGTTCAGTGAGTGGTTCCTGCTGCAGATCCATGAACACGTCCACTCCTGTCAATATGGCAACTTCCTCGGCAAcaatcagagacagagagaggagctgca GCTGAGAGAACGGACTCATTCACTGTGGGCATATCTAATGAGCGAAAAACAGAATTACATGAATCCATTCTACAGCCCTGCGTACTCTGAAGCACACCCTGTGCTGGCGCCCTCCACCCTGCCCTACCATTTCAA GTTCTGGAGAAACATGTACCACCAGTTTGATAGGTCAATGCACCCACGTCAGTCCATCCTTAAAACCATTTTGACCCTGAGAGAGAACAGCCGCAATACGGAGAGCACCCTGCAAGCACTGGAGAAT AGGCTCCGCCAGCTTGGTGTGACCCCCATCGCGACCTCTGACCCGCCTGCACCTCCTCCAACCAGAGATCAACACTCTAACACCAACACCCTCCCGCCACGTCCAGACTCCCTAATTCTAGGGGCGCCTATCAACCACAAAGAGGTGCAGCGGCAGGAGGACGACAACGACGAACAGGAGGAAGTGGGCGAGGAAGCCACTGAGAGCATCGACACCGAGCGGACAGTAGAGGGCAGCAGTGGCACCGAGAGCAGGAAGCAGAGCTATGGAGAGCTGGAAGGGACATACAACAGCGAGCTGGCCAAAGAAGAGCCAGCTGTTGTCAGTCTGGAGTTTGGAGTGGCACGCATGACCTGCTGA